The following coding sequences are from one bacterium SCSIO 12741 window:
- a CDS encoding tRNA (cytidine(34)-2'-O)-methyltransferase, translating to MNIVLVEPEIPTNTGNIGRLCVGFNATLHLIGPLGFEITDSRVKRAGLDYWPDLSIHQYASFEEWHQQIADESRIFLFTTHTDKSYSQVDFQAGDWLVFGKESVGLSADIQNRFQEQLVTIPFPGKVRSFNLSNAVAIALSEANRQFTL from the coding sequence ATTAACATCGTTTTGGTTGAGCCGGAAATTCCTACGAACACAGGGAATATTGGCCGACTTTGTGTAGGATTCAACGCTACCCTTCACCTCATTGGTCCTTTGGGATTTGAGATCACTGATTCCCGGGTCAAACGAGCTGGTCTCGACTATTGGCCAGACCTTAGTATTCATCAATATGCCTCCTTTGAAGAATGGCATCAGCAGATAGCAGACGAATCCCGAATTTTTCTCTTTACCACCCACACCGATAAAAGCTACTCACAAGTAGATTTTCAAGCTGGAGATTGGCTGGTGTTTGGAAAGGAATCGGTAGGATTATCGGCCGATATTCAGAATCGTTTTCAAGAGCAATTGGTCACCATCCCCTTCCCAGGAAAAGTACGAAGCTTTAATCTGTCCAATGCCGTTGCTATTGCCCTCTCGGAGGCCAACCGACAGTTTACTCTTTAA
- a CDS encoding T9SS type A sorting domain-containing protein: MFRNLIGAFALCLSVVSLQAQQVGINPEEKDLWYGEMNSAGVEVVHGHYIDNYNIDYHRIEVSVFPDSAWIEGNVTTGLTVEKRAMDTLFFDLINGSDMHVDSVYVNGAKISQVNHQNNQIEIILPQSIPVGTRLTSQVFYRGNPHSSNDWSGYIYFNPYADNRGNYMVWTMSEPDGARFWWPCKVDLHDKIDSVDMIIHAPASFEAATIGLLQSRQVNGARATTHWKHRYPIVNYLIAFSVAQYKIYDYTLNYRGKTLKMQDYLLPSDTFWLDSAALHLEKTFALFDSLFGPYPFDKEKYGHMQTDIGGGMEHQTMSTMLDLNQPLVAHELAHQWFGNLVTCGRWEDIWLNEGFASYLTGLTYEAGFGDLGWQEWKKATIRDIASSNRGSVWIDDTTSRNRVFSSRLTYKKGAYLVHMLRYVCGDEDFYQGVRNYLNDPQLKYSFVRTENLKGHLEATSGLDLTEFFDDWYYGQGYPRYSLFWRVVGDKILLDLDQDQSHSSVDFFEMNVPIALYHQGKRQDIIFAHTGNNQTVSRVIGYKPDSVVIDPDLWILSYQNTVKEGVHQYLTTPELEDDNLWMAYPNPARDFLTIETDENYYQVEIYSTSGQLVSGIESEPLSGTTKLSVGHLESGVYLLKIKKGESYTRITRFVKE; the protein is encoded by the coding sequence ATGTTCAGAAATCTTATTGGGGCTTTTGCCTTGTGTCTTTCGGTGGTGAGCCTACAGGCTCAGCAAGTTGGAATCAATCCTGAAGAAAAGGATCTTTGGTATGGTGAAATGAACTCCGCTGGTGTGGAGGTGGTTCATGGTCACTATATTGACAACTACAACATTGATTACCATCGCATCGAGGTAAGCGTTTTTCCTGATTCAGCCTGGATCGAAGGAAATGTGACTACAGGGCTTACCGTTGAAAAAAGAGCCATGGATACCCTGTTTTTCGATCTGATTAACGGATCGGATATGCATGTAGATTCCGTTTATGTGAATGGAGCAAAGATTAGCCAGGTCAACCACCAGAATAACCAAATCGAAATCATTTTACCCCAATCCATTCCGGTGGGAACTCGATTGACTTCACAGGTTTTCTATCGAGGAAATCCACACAGTAGTAACGATTGGAGTGGTTACATCTATTTCAACCCGTACGCTGATAATCGGGGTAATTACATGGTTTGGACCATGTCTGAACCAGATGGAGCACGGTTTTGGTGGCCATGTAAAGTGGATTTACACGACAAAATCGATTCTGTGGATATGATTATCCATGCACCCGCTTCTTTTGAGGCAGCCACCATTGGATTACTTCAGAGTCGTCAGGTTAATGGAGCCCGAGCTACCACACATTGGAAACACCGTTATCCCATTGTCAATTATCTGATCGCCTTTTCCGTAGCTCAATACAAAATCTACGATTATACCTTAAACTACCGAGGCAAAACCTTGAAAATGCAGGACTACCTGCTACCATCGGATACTTTTTGGTTGGATTCCGCAGCCTTGCATTTGGAAAAAACTTTTGCCCTCTTCGATTCCTTATTTGGTCCTTATCCTTTTGATAAGGAAAAATACGGCCACATGCAGACTGATATTGGTGGCGGAATGGAACATCAAACCATGTCGACCATGTTAGATTTAAATCAGCCCCTGGTAGCACATGAGTTGGCTCACCAGTGGTTTGGAAACCTGGTAACCTGTGGGCGCTGGGAAGACATCTGGTTGAACGAAGGTTTCGCCAGTTACCTCACGGGATTGACCTATGAAGCAGGATTTGGTGATTTGGGCTGGCAAGAATGGAAAAAAGCAACGATCAGAGATATTGCGTCGAGCAACAGAGGTTCTGTTTGGATAGACGATACAACCTCGCGCAACCGGGTGTTTAGTAGCCGATTAACTTATAAGAAAGGGGCTTACCTGGTTCACATGCTCCGCTACGTTTGTGGTGATGAAGACTTTTACCAAGGAGTAAGAAACTACTTGAACGATCCGCAATTGAAATACTCCTTCGTACGCACTGAAAATCTAAAAGGACACTTAGAAGCTACCTCGGGGCTTGATCTTACTGAGTTCTTCGATGATTGGTACTACGGGCAGGGGTATCCTCGCTACAGCTTGTTTTGGAGAGTTGTAGGGGACAAAATTTTGCTGGATTTGGACCAGGACCAAAGCCATTCTTCGGTAGACTTTTTTGAAATGAACGTGCCCATCGCTTTGTACCATCAGGGTAAAAGACAGGATATCATTTTTGCGCACACCGGAAACAATCAGACGGTTAGTCGGGTGATTGGTTACAAGCCAGACTCGGTAGTCATTGACCCTGATCTTTGGATTTTATCCTATCAAAACACGGTTAAGGAAGGTGTACACCAATACTTGACTACGCCAGAATTGGAAGACGATAACTTGTGGATGGCCTATCCAAATCCTGCCCGGGATTTCTTGACGATTGAAACCGATGAGAATTATTACCAGGTAGAGATTTATTCTACCTCGGGTCAATTGGTTTCTGGAATCGAAAGTGAGCCTCTATCGGGTACAACTAAGCTTTCGGTAGGTCATTTGGAATCTGGAGTATACCTCTTGAAAATCAAAAAGGGTGAATCCTATACCCGAATTACGCGTTTCGTTAAAGAGTAA
- a CDS encoding 3-hydroxybutyryl-CoA dehydrogenase — MNKVSVIGSGAMGTGIAQIAATHGHEVTLYDNNEDALNRAGSRLEKIMNRLVEKGRLTEEDATAILSRIELTSELGRVEDSDMVVEAIIENLDIKKQVFRKIENLVSEECILATNTSSLSIASIASACEHRGRVVGLHFFNPAPLMPLVEIIPAITTDAKWVDTLRQLMLDWGKAPAVAKDTPGFIVNRVARPFYSEAIRIYEEGMAEPETIDQAMKDLGFRMGPFELMDFIGHDVNYTVTETVFKEFYFDPRYKPSFSQKRLVEAGLLGRKSGRGFYDYDEGAEKPTPDTDPKLAKKITSRILAMLINEAVDALYLRVASKEDLDIAMTKGVNYPKGLLKWADELGLDHVLNQLEDLQEEYGEDRYRPSVLLKRMSNDNVKFYS, encoded by the coding sequence ATGAATAAAGTAAGCGTTATTGGATCTGGTGCCATGGGTACCGGAATTGCGCAGATCGCTGCCACTCACGGACACGAAGTAACCCTTTACGATAACAACGAAGATGCCCTTAATCGAGCGGGTTCACGATTGGAAAAAATCATGAACCGTCTGGTTGAAAAGGGAAGGTTGACCGAAGAGGATGCTACCGCGATTCTCAGTCGAATTGAGTTAACTTCTGAATTAGGTAGAGTAGAGGATAGCGATATGGTGGTAGAAGCCATCATTGAAAACCTGGACATTAAAAAACAGGTATTTCGCAAAATCGAAAACCTGGTAAGCGAGGAGTGTATTTTGGCAACAAATACTTCTTCGTTGTCTATTGCTTCCATTGCCTCGGCTTGCGAGCATAGAGGACGTGTTGTAGGATTACACTTCTTCAACCCGGCTCCTTTGATGCCTTTGGTGGAGATTATTCCAGCTATTACCACGGATGCAAAATGGGTCGATACCTTACGACAACTGATGTTGGATTGGGGAAAGGCTCCTGCTGTGGCAAAAGATACCCCTGGGTTTATCGTAAACCGTGTTGCTCGTCCTTTCTACAGTGAAGCTATTCGTATCTACGAGGAAGGCATGGCCGAGCCAGAAACCATTGATCAAGCTATGAAGGATTTAGGTTTCCGGATGGGGCCTTTTGAATTAATGGATTTCATCGGACACGATGTTAACTACACGGTTACGGAAACCGTTTTCAAAGAATTTTATTTTGATCCTCGCTACAAACCATCGTTTTCTCAAAAGCGTTTGGTAGAAGCCGGGTTATTGGGTCGCAAGTCAGGACGTGGGTTTTATGATTACGACGAAGGTGCTGAAAAGCCTACCCCAGATACAGATCCAAAGCTGGCCAAGAAGATCACTTCAAGAATTTTGGCGATGCTGATTAATGAGGCTGTAGATGCTTTGTATTTGCGGGTTGCGTCCAAAGAAGATTTGGATATCGCCATGACCAAAGGGGTAAACTACCCGAAAGGTTTGTTGAAGTGGGCTGATGAGCTTGGATTGGATCATGTATTGAACCAATTGGAAGACCTTCAGGAAGAATATGGCGAAGATCGCTACCGTCCGAGTGTATTGCTGAAAAGGATGAGTAATGACAACGTCAAATTCTATAGTTAG
- a CDS encoding DUF2461 domain-containing protein: protein MAQNALFSPDYLQFFKELAANNHKGWFDENRKRYEKEVKKPFQQFIQALIDRVKEDDKEVEIEPKDAIFRINRDIRFSKDKTPYKLNMSGIVSPGGRKNKEAPGLYVEAGPEHFRIYGGVYMLDKNNLEDLRFHIAAQGRKFEQLINDKTFVSHYGEIRGEKAKRLPKELKEAAEKQPLIYNKNFYYFAELPPETVIAENVVDQVMEYYHAGKDLMYFFRQVIHY, encoded by the coding sequence ATGGCCCAAAACGCACTATTTAGCCCAGACTATCTTCAATTCTTTAAGGAGCTGGCTGCCAATAATCACAAGGGATGGTTTGATGAAAACCGTAAACGTTATGAAAAGGAAGTCAAAAAGCCTTTTCAGCAATTTATCCAAGCCCTAATTGATCGGGTTAAGGAAGACGACAAAGAGGTAGAAATAGAACCGAAAGATGCCATTTTCCGCATCAATAGAGACATTCGTTTTAGCAAGGACAAGACGCCTTACAAACTCAACATGTCAGGAATTGTTTCCCCTGGAGGTCGCAAAAACAAAGAGGCTCCTGGACTTTATGTAGAAGCCGGTCCGGAGCATTTTCGAATTTATGGCGGGGTATATATGTTGGATAAAAACAACCTGGAAGATCTCCGTTTTCATATTGCGGCTCAAGGTCGAAAATTTGAGCAACTGATTAACGATAAAACGTTCGTCAGCCACTATGGAGAAATTCGAGGTGAAAAGGCGAAACGACTTCCCAAAGAGCTAAAGGAAGCAGCCGAAAAACAGCCCTTGATCTACAACAAAAATTTCTACTACTTCGCTGAGCTACCGCCCGAAACGGTAATAGCCGAAAATGTGGTGGATCAAGTGATGGAATACTACCACGCTGGCAAAGATTTGATGTATTTCTTTCGTCAAGTAATCCACTACTAA
- a CDS encoding alpha/beta hydrolase codes for MLRLLFLLLIISQVSFAQTRYFDPSFGVGVTYGRPYGESNKKQGEGGEKMVTLLMDVYQPLNDTLKNRPLIIFAHGGAFLMGDKNNFPMETLCSRFAQMGYVTASINYRKTFIKAPTDQLSGEKTVIRPIHDMKAAVRYFRKSVVENGNPYGVDTSWIWVGGSSAGAIVALHVAYLDSQDIKHLELNLDNWGGLEGNSGNPGYSSKVHGVINLCGAIGDTAFMNEALPVINIHGSEDPIVPVNDDSIRYDLPLVYIPRVKLQGSECIYARNLEHDTPSEIHLFPNQGHCPYDKTLDRKRYPVNMDITVNLIRNFLYNTYWNTGPPVTDKSTSHATAIDWDYKDGTMQFYPVDKAVKKIKIYVMDENYERMKKKVLRKKLKAFTWKYTPPETPHIITVRYNGFYRTKHYPTP; via the coding sequence ATGCTACGATTACTTTTTCTGCTCCTGATTATAAGTCAGGTTTCGTTTGCTCAAACCCGGTATTTCGATCCTTCTTTTGGCGTTGGGGTAACCTATGGCCGTCCTTACGGCGAATCCAATAAAAAGCAAGGTGAAGGTGGTGAAAAAATGGTCACTCTACTCATGGACGTTTACCAGCCACTAAACGATACTTTGAAGAATCGGCCACTGATCATCTTTGCCCATGGAGGCGCTTTTTTGATGGGAGACAAAAACAATTTCCCCATGGAAACCCTCTGCTCCCGATTTGCACAAATGGGCTATGTAACGGCCTCCATCAATTACCGCAAAACGTTTATCAAAGCGCCTACCGATCAGCTCTCTGGGGAAAAAACGGTAATTCGACCCATTCACGATATGAAAGCTGCTGTTCGCTATTTCCGAAAGTCGGTGGTGGAGAATGGTAATCCCTATGGCGTAGATACGAGCTGGATATGGGTAGGTGGAAGTTCTGCCGGAGCCATAGTAGCCTTACATGTTGCCTACTTGGATTCTCAGGACATCAAACACCTGGAGTTGAATTTAGACAACTGGGGCGGATTGGAAGGAAACAGCGGCAACCCAGGCTACTCATCCAAGGTTCACGGAGTCATCAATTTATGCGGTGCCATTGGCGATACTGCCTTTATGAACGAAGCCTTGCCCGTGATCAATATTCATGGTTCAGAAGATCCAATCGTTCCCGTAAACGATGATAGCATTCGCTACGATCTTCCTCTGGTCTACATTCCTCGGGTAAAACTTCAAGGCAGTGAATGCATCTATGCCCGAAACCTCGAGCACGACACGCCGAGTGAAATTCACCTTTTTCCCAATCAAGGTCACTGTCCGTATGACAAAACCCTGGACCGCAAACGATATCCGGTAAACATGGATATTACCGTAAATCTGATCCGCAATTTCCTTTATAATACCTACTGGAACACTGGACCTCCGGTAACCGATAAAAGCACCTCACACGCCACGGCAATCGATTGGGACTACAAGGATGGAACCATGCAGTTTTACCCGGTAGATAAAGCCGTTAAGAAGATCAAAATCTACGTGATGGATGAAAACTACGAGCGGATGAAGAAAAAGGTGTTGCGCAAAAAACTGAAAGCCTTTACCTGGAAGTATACACCGCCCGAAACACCTCACATTATCACCGTGCGATACAATGGTTTTTACCGCACCAAACACTACCCTACTCCTTGA